Part of the Cetobacterium ceti genome is shown below.
AAGTAGGTGAAAAATGAAAAAAATATTTTTTCTATTTTTAATAATATTAAGCACCTTATGTTTTTCTAAAGAAGAATCTGAATTTAAAGTAATACTAAGCCCTAATATGAAAAATGAAAAAAATTTAAAATTAGATATTAATAGTGCCTCTAAGGAAGAGATGTTAAGAAGAGGAATTGCTCTTTCATATACAAATAAAATTATAGATTATAGAAATTTAACAGGCGGATTTTTAAATTTAGAGGAGCTAACTAGAATTTCTGGCATGGGGGAAAAAACTAAAATTAAGTTGGAAAAAAGTTTTATAATAAATAAAAAAATTATAAAGAAAAAATTAAATATAAATAGAAGTAATAAAATAATTTTAAAAGCCTATGGATTTAATTTAAAAGAAATAAAAAATATTGAAAAATATATAAAAAAAAATAAAAGAATAAAAAATAATATTGAACTTATGGAAATATTAGGAAAAGGTCGATATAATAAATATAAAAATTTAATAAATTATGATTAGAATTTAGGAGGAACAAAATTGGATAGATTAATTAGAGGAGTTAGTAATAATGCTAGATTTGTATTAGTTGATACAAAGGAAATAGTTCAAGAGGCTCTAAATATACATAAAACAAGTCCAACTGCAACTGCTGCATTTGGAAGATTATTAACTGCTGGAGCAATAATGAGTGCAACTTTAAAAGGAGAGGATATACTAACTCTTAGAACTACGACTGATGGTATTTTAGGAAATATGGTTGTAACAGCAGATAGCAATGGAGTAAAAGGATATTTATCAAATCCAGGAGCAGATTTACCACCTTTACCAAATGGACAGCCAGATGTGGCAGGAATTGTAGGAAAGGGAACTTTAAATGTTATTAAAGATATGGGATTAAAAGAGCCGTATATAGGAGTTTCAAAAATAGAATCTGGAGAAATTGCCTATGATATAGCTTATTATTACTATACATCAGAACAAACACCAACAGTTATTGCTTTAGGAGTAGAACTTGCTGATGAAAATACAGTAAGATCTGCTGGAGGATATATGGTACAATTACTACCAGGAGCAGAAGATTGGTTTATAACAGCTTTAGAGGAAAAAATAGCTGCAATAAGAAATGTAACTGAGTTATTTAAAGGTGGAATGTCATTAGAAAGAATATTAAAACTTCTTTATGAGGATATGACTGATGAAAATTATGAAAGATTAGTAGAAGATTATCAAATTTTAGAGGAAAAGGAATTAAAATATCATTGTAATTGTAATAAGGATAAATTCTATAGAGGAATTGTAGCCCTAGGGAAAGATGAAATAAATGATATTTTAAAGGAGCAAAATGAAATAGAGGTTGCTTGTCATTTCTGTGGAAAAACTTATAAATTCACAAAAGAGGATTTAAAGGAAGTTTTATAATTAAATAGATATGGAAAGTAGCTAAATAATTTAGCTACTTTTTTGTTATAATAGATTTATTGAGGTGAGAAAATGAAATTAGTAGATACCCATTGTCATATAGACAATGAAAAATTTAATGAAGATAGAATAGAAGTAATAAAAAGAATAGAAGAGAATTTAGAGTTTGCTGTAAATATTGGTTATGATTTAGAAAGCTCTAGGAGAACTTTAAGACTTACAAGGGTTTATGATTGTATTTATGGAACAGTAGGATTTCATCCAACAGATATATCTAAATATACTGAGGAAGCAGAAAAAGAGTTAGAGGATATGGCTAGGGAAGAAAAGATTGTAGCCATAGGAGAAATAGGCCTTGATTATTACTGGATGGAAGATCCTAAGGAAAAACAGCAAGAAATCTTTAGAAGACAGCTAAAGTTAGCTCAAAAATTAAATATGC
Proteins encoded:
- a CDS encoding ComEA family DNA-binding protein produces the protein MKKIFFLFLIILSTLCFSKEESEFKVILSPNMKNEKNLKLDINSASKEEMLRRGIALSYTNKIIDYRNLTGGFLNLEELTRISGMGEKTKIKLEKSFIINKKIIKKKLNINRSNKIILKAYGFNLKEIKNIEKYIKKNKRIKNNIELMEILGKGRYNKYKNLINYD
- the hslO gene encoding Hsp33 family molecular chaperone HslO, coding for MDRLIRGVSNNARFVLVDTKEIVQEALNIHKTSPTATAAFGRLLTAGAIMSATLKGEDILTLRTTTDGILGNMVVTADSNGVKGYLSNPGADLPPLPNGQPDVAGIVGKGTLNVIKDMGLKEPYIGVSKIESGEIAYDIAYYYYTSEQTPTVIALGVELADENTVRSAGGYMVQLLPGAEDWFITALEEKIAAIRNVTELFKGGMSLERILKLLYEDMTDENYERLVEDYQILEEKELKYHCNCNKDKFYRGIVALGKDEINDILKEQNEIEVACHFCGKTYKFTKEDLKEVL